The following coding sequences are from one Streptomyces angustmyceticus window:
- a CDS encoding ABC transporter permease, translated as MTAQDTARAPGYRPRRTLPLRVEARRQLRRRRTLVIAATLALLPLVLVAAFELGGGPHGRGNGRVTLMDAATASGGNFAATALFVSAGFVLVVPVALFCGDTVASEASWSSLRYLLAAPVLRARLLLSKLTVGLLFSAAAMVLLPLVALGAGTAAYGWGPLQLPTGGALSAQAALPRLAVVVGYLFVSQLVTAALAFWLSTVTDAPLGAVGGAVGLTIVGNVLDQVTALGTWREVLPAHWQYAWVDALQPRMEWAGMVQGAAVSVSYALVLCALAFRGFARKDVVS; from the coding sequence ATGACCGCACAGGACACCGCGCGGGCGCCGGGGTACCGCCCGCGCCGCACCCTCCCGCTGCGCGTCGAGGCCCGCCGCCAGCTGCGGCGCCGCCGCACCCTGGTGATCGCCGCGACCCTGGCGCTGCTGCCGTTGGTGCTGGTCGCCGCGTTCGAGCTGGGCGGCGGCCCGCACGGGCGCGGCAACGGCCGGGTCACCCTGATGGACGCCGCGACCGCCTCCGGCGGGAACTTCGCCGCCACCGCCCTGTTCGTCTCCGCGGGCTTCGTGCTGGTGGTGCCGGTGGCCCTGTTCTGCGGTGACACGGTCGCGTCCGAGGCGAGCTGGTCCTCGCTGCGGTACCTGCTGGCCGCGCCGGTCCTGCGGGCCCGGCTGCTGCTGAGCAAGCTCACCGTCGGGCTGCTGTTCAGCGCCGCGGCGATGGTGCTGCTGCCGCTGGTGGCGCTGGGCGCGGGCACCGCGGCGTACGGCTGGGGCCCGCTGCAACTGCCCACCGGCGGCGCGCTGTCCGCGCAGGCGGCGCTGCCGCGGCTGGCGGTCGTGGTCGGCTACCTCTTCGTGAGCCAGCTGGTCACCGCGGCCCTGGCGTTCTGGCTGTCGACGGTGACCGACGCGCCGCTGGGCGCGGTCGGCGGCGCCGTCGGGCTGACCATCGTCGGCAACGTCCTCGACCAGGTCACCGCGCTCGGCACCTGGCGCGAGGTGCTGCCCGCCCACTGGCAGTACGCCTGGGTGGACGCCCTGCAGCCGCGGATGGAGTGGGCCGGGATGGTGCAGGGGGCGGCGGTGTCGGTGTCGTACGCGCTGGTGCTGTGCGCGCTGGCGTTCCGGGGGTTCGCGCGCAAGGACGTGGTGTCCTGA
- a CDS encoding alpha/beta hydrolase: protein MRKALFRPVIALIALTVLACTAGCGTGASPASPVRFGGPRAGAALHAVPPGKRSLVQWPTHPISFTEESRVGGAGRDTPIGVTTLHGPKSGFTGKVWVWAPPEYYEKRNAHKGFPVMEALPGSYGFPVNYWTGSDLKLEENLAQWSRDGSSLPFIVVMPVLNPDDKQYYDGSDIPGRPKIGTWLSQDVPDLVRQNFRTLRTRDAWAIMGSSSGGFAALKNVLQHPDAFKVAIPNGPDIVPDSPLWNGHARQERENNPEVLARRLIARGGPPVYLAFQDGSRENTVLPKVRNFIARYGHGPVHTRLQVVPDGTHSAATYVQGLGEGTMRWVSARMQGPTA, encoded by the coding sequence GTGCGCAAAGCCCTGTTCCGTCCGGTGATCGCGCTGATCGCCCTGACCGTCCTCGCCTGTACGGCCGGCTGCGGCACCGGCGCCTCCCCGGCCTCCCCCGTACGGTTCGGCGGCCCCCGGGCGGGCGCCGCCCTGCATGCCGTGCCCCCGGGGAAGCGGTCGCTGGTGCAGTGGCCCACCCACCCCATCAGCTTCACCGAGGAGAGCCGGGTCGGCGGGGCCGGCCGCGACACCCCGATCGGCGTGACCACCCTGCACGGCCCGAAGTCGGGCTTCACCGGCAAGGTGTGGGTGTGGGCGCCGCCGGAGTACTACGAGAAGCGCAACGCCCACAAGGGCTTCCCGGTGATGGAGGCGCTGCCCGGCTCGTACGGCTTCCCCGTCAACTACTGGACAGGCTCCGACCTCAAGCTGGAGGAGAACCTCGCCCAGTGGTCGCGGGACGGCAGCAGCCTGCCGTTCATCGTCGTCATGCCGGTGCTCAACCCCGACGACAAGCAGTACTACGACGGCAGCGACATACCGGGCCGGCCCAAGATCGGCACCTGGCTCAGCCAGGACGTGCCCGACCTCGTACGGCAGAACTTCCGCACCCTCAGGACCCGGGACGCCTGGGCCATCATGGGCTCCTCCTCGGGCGGCTTCGCGGCCCTGAAGAACGTCCTCCAGCACCCGGACGCGTTCAAGGTGGCGATCCCCAACGGGCCCGACATCGTGCCCGACTCACCGCTGTGGAACGGCCACGCCCGCCAGGAGCGGGAGAACAACCCCGAGGTGCTCGCCCGCCGGCTGATCGCCCGCGGCGGACCGCCGGTCTACCTCGCCTTCCAGGACGGCTCCCGGGAGAACACCGTGCTGCCGAAGGTACGGAACTTCATCGCCCGCTACGGGCACGGCCCCGTGCACACCCGGCTGCAGGTCGTCCCGGACGGCACGCACAGCGCGGCGACCTATGTGCAGGGCCTGGGCGAGGGCACGATGCGGTGGGTCAGCGCCCGCATGCAGGGGCCGACCGCCTGA